One genomic window of Aricia agestis chromosome 7, ilAriAges1.1, whole genome shotgun sequence includes the following:
- the LOC121729155 gene encoding muscle LIM protein 1-like isoform X9, protein MPFKPIDNPKCPKCGKSVYAAEERVAGGLKWHKMCFKCGLCQKLLDSTNCSEHEGELFCKVCHARKFGPKGYGFGGGAGCLSMDSGDHLKGENAN, encoded by the exons ATGCCTTTCAAACCGATAGATAACCCGAAGTGTCCGAAATGCGGCAAGTCCGTATATGCAGCTGAGGAGCGCGTCGCTGGCGGGCTCAAATGGCACAAGATGTGCTTCAAGTGCG GTCTTTGCCAAAAACTTCTGGACTCCACCAACTGTTCCGAGCACGAGGGTGAACTTTTCTGCAAAGTTTGCCATGCGCGTAAATTCGGACCCAAAGGCTACGGCTTCGGCGGCGGTGCTGGCTGTCTGTCCATGGACTCCGGCGACCACCTAAAGGGCGAGAACGC GAATTGA
- the LOC121729155 gene encoding muscle LIM protein Mlp84B-like isoform X6, producing the protein MPFKPIDNPKCPKCGKSVYAAEERVAGGLKWHKMCFKCGLCQKLLDSTNCSEHEGELFCKVCHARKFGPKGYGFGGGAGCLSMDSGDHLKGENANGLRTNGACMEPRMIAKAPPGEGCPRCGGYVYAAEQMLARGRGWHKECFKCGECSKRLDSTNCCEGPDKDIYCKGCYAIKFGPRGVGHGGMSSLGLVCDLKDREWQSDLAPRTTVIDTAAIKAPPGKGCPRCGGVVFAAEQVLAKGREWHRKCFKCHDCTKTLDSIIACDGPDNDVYCKTCYGKKWGPHGYGFACGSGFLQTDGLR; encoded by the exons ATGCCTTTCAAACCGATAGATAACCCGAAGTGTCCGAAATGCGGCAAGTCCGTATATGCAGCTGAGGAGCGCGTCGCTGGCGGGCTCAAATGGCACAAGATGTGCTTCAAGTGCG GTCTTTGCCAAAAACTTCTGGACTCCACCAACTGTTCCGAGCACGAGGGTGAACTTTTCTGCAAAGTTTGCCATGCGCGTAAATTCGGACCCAAAGGCTACGGCTTCGGCGGCGGTGCTGGCTGTCTGTCCATGGACTCCGGCGACCACCTAAAGGGCGAGAACGC GAATGGGTTAAGAACCAACGGCGCCTGCATGGAGCCACGAATGATAGCGAAGGCTCCACCCGGCGAGGGCTGCCCGCGTTGTGGCGGCTACGTCTATGCGGCGGAGCAGATGCTCGCTCGTGGACGG GGGTGGCACAAGGAATGCTTCAAGTGCGGCGAATGTTCCAAGCGCCTCGACTCTACCAACTGCTGCGAGGGTCCCGACAAAGACATTTACTGCAAAG GATGCTACGCCATAAAGTTTGGCCCTAGGGGTGTTGGACACGGGGGAATGTCATCCTTGGGTCTTGTATGTGATTTAAAGGACAGAGAATGGCaaag TGACTTGGCGCCTAGGACGACCGTCATAGACACTGCCGCTATCAAAGCGCCCCCGGGCAAGGGTTGTCCCCGTTGTGGCGGCGTTGTGTTCGCAGCCGAGCAAGTCCTCGCAAAGGGTCGCGAGTGGCATCGCAAATGCTTTAAATGCCACGATTGCACCAAAACCTTGGACTCCATCATCGCATGCGACGGACCCGATAATGACGTCTACTGTAAGACCTGTTACGGAAAGAAATGGGGTCCCCACGGTTATGGCTTCGCATGCGGCTCCGGTTTTCTGCAAACTGACGGCCTGAGGTAA
- the LOC121729155 gene encoding muscle LIM protein Mlp84B-like isoform X1 translates to MPFKPIDNPKCPKCGKSVYAAEERVAGGLKWHKMCFKCGLCQKLLDSTNCSEHEGELFCKVCHARKFGPKGYGFGGGAGCLSMDSGDHLKGENANGLRTNGACMEPRMIAKAPPGEGCPRCGGYVYAAEQMLARGRGYHKRCFKCLNCNRTLDSMMHCDGPDNEIYCRGCYAIKFGPRGVGHGGMSSLGLVCDLKDREWQSDLAPRTTVIDTAAIKAPPGKGCPRCGGVVFAAEQVLAKGREWHRKCFKCHDCTKTLDSIIACDGPDNDVYCKTCYGKKWGPHGYGFACGSGFLQTDGLSEEEISANRPFYNPDTTSIKAPKGQGCPRCGGMVFAAEQQLAKGTMWHKKCFNCAECHRPLDSMLACDGPDKEIHCRACYAKLFGPRGFGYGHAPTLVSTDSEPQITYTEQMPFTGPKAAKGQGCPRCGFPVYAAEQMHSKNGTWHKRCFACADCHKSLDSTNLNDGPNGEIYCRSCYGRNFGPKGVGYGLGAGTLTMA, encoded by the exons ATGCCTTTCAAACCGATAGATAACCCGAAGTGTCCGAAATGCGGCAAGTCCGTATATGCAGCTGAGGAGCGCGTCGCTGGCGGGCTCAAATGGCACAAGATGTGCTTCAAGTGCG GTCTTTGCCAAAAACTTCTGGACTCCACCAACTGTTCCGAGCACGAGGGTGAACTTTTCTGCAAAGTTTGCCATGCGCGTAAATTCGGACCCAAAGGCTACGGCTTCGGCGGCGGTGCTGGCTGTCTGTCCATGGACTCCGGCGACCACCTAAAGGGCGAGAACGC GAATGGGTTAAGAACCAACGGCGCCTGCATGGAGCCACGAATGATAGCGAAGGCTCCACCCGGCGAGGGCTGCCCGCGTTGTGGCGGCTACGTCTATGCGGCGGAGCAGATGCTCGCTCGTGGACGG GGATATCACAAGCGATGCTTCAAATGCTTAAACTGCAACAGGACCCTTGACTCAATGATGCATTGTGATGGGCCTGATAACGAAATATACTGTCGAG GATGCTACGCCATAAAGTTTGGCCCTAGGGGTGTTGGACACGGGGGAATGTCATCCTTGGGTCTTGTATGTGATTTAAAGGACAGAGAATGGCaaag TGACTTGGCGCCTAGGACGACCGTCATAGACACTGCCGCTATCAAAGCGCCCCCGGGCAAGGGTTGTCCCCGTTGTGGCGGCGTTGTGTTCGCAGCCGAGCAAGTCCTCGCAAAGGGTCGCGAGTGGCATCGCAAATGCTTTAAATGCCACGATTGCACCAAAACCTTGGACTCCATCATCGCATGCGACGGACCCGATAATGACGTCTACTGTAAGACCTGTTACGGAAAGAAATGGGGTCCCCACGGTTATGGCTTCGCATGCGGCTCCGGTTTTCTGCAAACTGACGGCCTGAG tgAGGAAGAAATATCTGCCAATCGCCCATTCTACAACCCTGATACAACTAGCATCAAAGCTCCGAAAGGTCAGGGATGCCCCCGATGTGGTGGTATGGTCTTCGCTGCTGAGCAACAGCTGGCTAAGGGAACC ATGTGGCACAAGAAATGTTTCAACTGTGCTGAGTGTCATCGTCCACTGGACTCAATGCTTGCTTGCGATGGTCCCGACAAGGAGATTCATTGCCGAGCATGCTATGCAAAACTCTTTGGCCCTAGAGGTTTTGGGTATGGGCATGCACCAACCCTAGTCTCCACAGACTCCGAGCCACAAATCACATA cacCGAACAAATGCCATTCACTGGTCCCAAAGCAGCGAAGGGGCAGGGTTGCCCACGATGCGGATTCCCAGTTTACGCCGCTGAACAAATGCACTCTAAGAATGGCACATGGCACAAACGGTGCTTCGCATGTGCGGATTGCCACAAATCTCTT GATTCCACCAACCTAAACGACGGGCCCAACGGTGAAATTTACTGCCGCAGCTGCTACGGACGAAACTTTGGCCCCAAAGGTGTTGGTTATGGTTTGGGCGCAGGCACATTAACCATGGCTTAA
- the LOC121729155 gene encoding muscle LIM protein Mlp84B-like isoform X2: protein MPFKPIDNPKCPKCGKSVYAAEERVAGGLKWHKMCFKCGLCQKLLDSTNCSEHEGELFCKVCHARKFGPKGYGFGGGAGCLSMDSGDHLKGENANGLRTNGACMEPRMIAKAPPGEGCPRCGGYVYAAEQMLARGRGWHKECFKCGECSKRLDSTNCCEGPDKDIYCKGCYAIKFGPRGVGHGGMSSLGLVCDLKDREWQSDLAPRTTVIDTAAIKAPPGKGCPRCGGVVFAAEQVLAKGREWHRKCFKCHDCTKTLDSIIACDGPDNDVYCKTCYGKKWGPHGYGFACGSGFLQTDGLSEEEISANRPFYNPDTTSIKAPKGQGCPRCGGMVFAAEQQLAKGTMWHKKCFNCAECHRPLDSMLACDGPDKEIHCRACYAKLFGPRGFGYGHAPTLVSTDSEPQITYTEQMPFTGPKAAKGQGCPRCGFPVYAAEQMHSKNGTWHKRCFACADCHKSLDSTNLNDGPNGEIYCRSCYGRNFGPKGVGYGLGAGTLTMA from the exons ATGCCTTTCAAACCGATAGATAACCCGAAGTGTCCGAAATGCGGCAAGTCCGTATATGCAGCTGAGGAGCGCGTCGCTGGCGGGCTCAAATGGCACAAGATGTGCTTCAAGTGCG GTCTTTGCCAAAAACTTCTGGACTCCACCAACTGTTCCGAGCACGAGGGTGAACTTTTCTGCAAAGTTTGCCATGCGCGTAAATTCGGACCCAAAGGCTACGGCTTCGGCGGCGGTGCTGGCTGTCTGTCCATGGACTCCGGCGACCACCTAAAGGGCGAGAACGC GAATGGGTTAAGAACCAACGGCGCCTGCATGGAGCCACGAATGATAGCGAAGGCTCCACCCGGCGAGGGCTGCCCGCGTTGTGGCGGCTACGTCTATGCGGCGGAGCAGATGCTCGCTCGTGGACGG GGGTGGCACAAGGAATGCTTCAAGTGCGGCGAATGTTCCAAGCGCCTCGACTCTACCAACTGCTGCGAGGGTCCCGACAAAGACATTTACTGCAAAG GATGCTACGCCATAAAGTTTGGCCCTAGGGGTGTTGGACACGGGGGAATGTCATCCTTGGGTCTTGTATGTGATTTAAAGGACAGAGAATGGCaaag TGACTTGGCGCCTAGGACGACCGTCATAGACACTGCCGCTATCAAAGCGCCCCCGGGCAAGGGTTGTCCCCGTTGTGGCGGCGTTGTGTTCGCAGCCGAGCAAGTCCTCGCAAAGGGTCGCGAGTGGCATCGCAAATGCTTTAAATGCCACGATTGCACCAAAACCTTGGACTCCATCATCGCATGCGACGGACCCGATAATGACGTCTACTGTAAGACCTGTTACGGAAAGAAATGGGGTCCCCACGGTTATGGCTTCGCATGCGGCTCCGGTTTTCTGCAAACTGACGGCCTGAG tgAGGAAGAAATATCTGCCAATCGCCCATTCTACAACCCTGATACAACTAGCATCAAAGCTCCGAAAGGTCAGGGATGCCCCCGATGTGGTGGTATGGTCTTCGCTGCTGAGCAACAGCTGGCTAAGGGAACC ATGTGGCACAAGAAATGTTTCAACTGTGCTGAGTGTCATCGTCCACTGGACTCAATGCTTGCTTGCGATGGTCCCGACAAGGAGATTCATTGCCGAGCATGCTATGCAAAACTCTTTGGCCCTAGAGGTTTTGGGTATGGGCATGCACCAACCCTAGTCTCCACAGACTCCGAGCCACAAATCACATA cacCGAACAAATGCCATTCACTGGTCCCAAAGCAGCGAAGGGGCAGGGTTGCCCACGATGCGGATTCCCAGTTTACGCCGCTGAACAAATGCACTCTAAGAATGGCACATGGCACAAACGGTGCTTCGCATGTGCGGATTGCCACAAATCTCTT GATTCCACCAACCTAAACGACGGGCCCAACGGTGAAATTTACTGCCGCAGCTGCTACGGACGAAACTTTGGCCCCAAAGGTGTTGGTTATGGTTTGGGCGCAGGCACATTAACCATGGCTTAA
- the LOC121729155 gene encoding muscle LIM protein 1-like isoform X8, translated as MPFKPIDNPKCPKCGKSVYAAEERVAGGLKWHKMCFKCGLCQKLLDSTNCSEHEGELFCKVCHARKFGPKGYGFGGGAGCLSMDSGDHLKGENANGLRTNGACMEPRMIAKAPPGEGCPRCGGYVYAAEQMLARGRGYHKRCFKCLNCNRTLDSMMHCDGPDNEIYCRVTWRLGRPS; from the exons ATGCCTTTCAAACCGATAGATAACCCGAAGTGTCCGAAATGCGGCAAGTCCGTATATGCAGCTGAGGAGCGCGTCGCTGGCGGGCTCAAATGGCACAAGATGTGCTTCAAGTGCG GTCTTTGCCAAAAACTTCTGGACTCCACCAACTGTTCCGAGCACGAGGGTGAACTTTTCTGCAAAGTTTGCCATGCGCGTAAATTCGGACCCAAAGGCTACGGCTTCGGCGGCGGTGCTGGCTGTCTGTCCATGGACTCCGGCGACCACCTAAAGGGCGAGAACGC GAATGGGTTAAGAACCAACGGCGCCTGCATGGAGCCACGAATGATAGCGAAGGCTCCACCCGGCGAGGGCTGCCCGCGTTGTGGCGGCTACGTCTATGCGGCGGAGCAGATGCTCGCTCGTGGACGG GGATATCACAAGCGATGCTTCAAATGCTTAAACTGCAACAGGACCCTTGACTCAATGATGCATTGTGATGGGCCTGATAACGAAATATACTGTCGAG TGACTTGGCGCCTAGGACGACCGTCATAG
- the LOC121729155 gene encoding muscle LIM protein 1-like isoform X7: MPFKPIDNPKCPKCGKSVYAAEERVAGGLKWHKMCFKCGLCQKLLDSTNCSEHEGELFCKVCHARKFGPKGYGFGGGAGCLSMDSGDHLKGENANGLRTNGACMEPRMIAKAPPGEGCPRCGGYVYAAEQMLARGRGWHKECFKCGECSKRLDSTNCCEGPDKDIYCKVTWRLGRPS, from the exons ATGCCTTTCAAACCGATAGATAACCCGAAGTGTCCGAAATGCGGCAAGTCCGTATATGCAGCTGAGGAGCGCGTCGCTGGCGGGCTCAAATGGCACAAGATGTGCTTCAAGTGCG GTCTTTGCCAAAAACTTCTGGACTCCACCAACTGTTCCGAGCACGAGGGTGAACTTTTCTGCAAAGTTTGCCATGCGCGTAAATTCGGACCCAAAGGCTACGGCTTCGGCGGCGGTGCTGGCTGTCTGTCCATGGACTCCGGCGACCACCTAAAGGGCGAGAACGC GAATGGGTTAAGAACCAACGGCGCCTGCATGGAGCCACGAATGATAGCGAAGGCTCCACCCGGCGAGGGCTGCCCGCGTTGTGGCGGCTACGTCTATGCGGCGGAGCAGATGCTCGCTCGTGGACGG GGGTGGCACAAGGAATGCTTCAAGTGCGGCGAATGTTCCAAGCGCCTCGACTCTACCAACTGCTGCGAGGGTCCCGACAAAGACATTTACTGCAAAG TGACTTGGCGCCTAGGACGACCGTCATAG
- the LOC121729155 gene encoding muscle LIM protein Mlp84B-like isoform X3, with amino-acid sequence MPFKPIDNPKCPKCGKSVYAAEERVAGGLKWHKMCFKCGLCQKLLDSTNCSEHEGELFCKVCHARKFGPKGYGFGGGAGCLSMDSGDHLKGENANGLRTNGACMEPRMIAKAPPGEGCPRCGGYVYAAEQMLARGRGYHKRCFKCLNCNRTLDSMMHCDGPDNEIYCRGVAQGMLQVRRMFQAPRLYQLLRGSRQRHLLQSDLAPRTTVIDTAAIKAPPGKGCPRCGGVVFAAEQVLAKGREWHRKCFKCHDCTKTLDSIIACDGPDNDVYCKTCYGKKWGPHGYGFACGSGFLQTDGLSEEEISANRPFYNPDTTSIKAPKGQGCPRCGGMVFAAEQQLAKGTMWHKKCFNCAECHRPLDSMLACDGPDKEIHCRACYAKLFGPRGFGYGHAPTLVSTDSEPQITYTEQMPFTGPKAAKGQGCPRCGFPVYAAEQMHSKNGTWHKRCFACADCHKSLDSTNLNDGPNGEIYCRSCYGRNFGPKGVGYGLGAGTLTMA; translated from the exons ATGCCTTTCAAACCGATAGATAACCCGAAGTGTCCGAAATGCGGCAAGTCCGTATATGCAGCTGAGGAGCGCGTCGCTGGCGGGCTCAAATGGCACAAGATGTGCTTCAAGTGCG GTCTTTGCCAAAAACTTCTGGACTCCACCAACTGTTCCGAGCACGAGGGTGAACTTTTCTGCAAAGTTTGCCATGCGCGTAAATTCGGACCCAAAGGCTACGGCTTCGGCGGCGGTGCTGGCTGTCTGTCCATGGACTCCGGCGACCACCTAAAGGGCGAGAACGC GAATGGGTTAAGAACCAACGGCGCCTGCATGGAGCCACGAATGATAGCGAAGGCTCCACCCGGCGAGGGCTGCCCGCGTTGTGGCGGCTACGTCTATGCGGCGGAGCAGATGCTCGCTCGTGGACGG GGATATCACAAGCGATGCTTCAAATGCTTAAACTGCAACAGGACCCTTGACTCAATGATGCATTGTGATGGGCCTGATAACGAAATATACTGTCGAG GGGTGGCACAAGGAATGCTTCAAGTGCGGCGAATGTTCCAAGCGCCTCGACTCTACCAACTGCTGCGAGGGTCCCGACAAAGACATTTACTGCAAAG TGACTTGGCGCCTAGGACGACCGTCATAGACACTGCCGCTATCAAAGCGCCCCCGGGCAAGGGTTGTCCCCGTTGTGGCGGCGTTGTGTTCGCAGCCGAGCAAGTCCTCGCAAAGGGTCGCGAGTGGCATCGCAAATGCTTTAAATGCCACGATTGCACCAAAACCTTGGACTCCATCATCGCATGCGACGGACCCGATAATGACGTCTACTGTAAGACCTGTTACGGAAAGAAATGGGGTCCCCACGGTTATGGCTTCGCATGCGGCTCCGGTTTTCTGCAAACTGACGGCCTGAG tgAGGAAGAAATATCTGCCAATCGCCCATTCTACAACCCTGATACAACTAGCATCAAAGCTCCGAAAGGTCAGGGATGCCCCCGATGTGGTGGTATGGTCTTCGCTGCTGAGCAACAGCTGGCTAAGGGAACC ATGTGGCACAAGAAATGTTTCAACTGTGCTGAGTGTCATCGTCCACTGGACTCAATGCTTGCTTGCGATGGTCCCGACAAGGAGATTCATTGCCGAGCATGCTATGCAAAACTCTTTGGCCCTAGAGGTTTTGGGTATGGGCATGCACCAACCCTAGTCTCCACAGACTCCGAGCCACAAATCACATA cacCGAACAAATGCCATTCACTGGTCCCAAAGCAGCGAAGGGGCAGGGTTGCCCACGATGCGGATTCCCAGTTTACGCCGCTGAACAAATGCACTCTAAGAATGGCACATGGCACAAACGGTGCTTCGCATGTGCGGATTGCCACAAATCTCTT GATTCCACCAACCTAAACGACGGGCCCAACGGTGAAATTTACTGCCGCAGCTGCTACGGACGAAACTTTGGCCCCAAAGGTGTTGGTTATGGTTTGGGCGCAGGCACATTAACCATGGCTTAA
- the LOC121729155 gene encoding muscle LIM protein Mlp84B-like isoform X10, whose protein sequence is MPFKPIDNPKCPKCGKSVYAAEERVAGGLKWHKMCFKCGLCQKLLDSTNCSEHEGELFCKVCHARKFGPKGYGFGGGAGCLSMDSGDHLKGENANGLRTNGACMEPRMIAKAPPGEGCPRCGGYVYAAEQMLARGRGWHKECFKCGECSKRLDSTNCCEGPDKDIYCKVCYGKKFGPKGYGYGKGAGVLQSDPYANGGVGHGGMSSLGLVCDLKDREWQSDLAPRTTVIDTAAIKAPPGKGCPRCGGVVFAAEQVLAKGREWHRKCFKCHDCTKTLDSIIACDGPDNDVYCKTCYGKKWGPHGYGFACGSGFLQTDGLSEEEISANRPFYNPDTTSIKAPKGQGCPRCGGMVFAAEQQLAKGTMWHKKCFNCAECHRPLDSMLACDGPDKEIHCRACYAKLFGPRGFGYGHAPTLVSTDSEPQITYTEQMPFTGPKAAKGQGCPRCGFPVYAAEQMHSKNGTWHKRCFACADCHKSLDSTNLNDGPNGEIYCRSCYGRNFGPKGVGYGLGAGTLTMA, encoded by the exons ATGCCTTTCAAACCGATAGATAACCCGAAGTGTCCGAAATGCGGCAAGTCCGTATATGCAGCTGAGGAGCGCGTCGCTGGCGGGCTCAAATGGCACAAGATGTGCTTCAAGTGCG GTCTTTGCCAAAAACTTCTGGACTCCACCAACTGTTCCGAGCACGAGGGTGAACTTTTCTGCAAAGTTTGCCATGCGCGTAAATTCGGACCCAAAGGCTACGGCTTCGGCGGCGGTGCTGGCTGTCTGTCCATGGACTCCGGCGACCACCTAAAGGGCGAGAACGC GAATGGGTTAAGAACCAACGGCGCCTGCATGGAGCCACGAATGATAGCGAAGGCTCCACCCGGCGAGGGCTGCCCGCGTTGTGGCGGCTACGTCTATGCGGCGGAGCAGATGCTCGCTCGTGGACGG GGGTGGCACAAGGAATGCTTCAAGTGCGGCGAATGTTCCAAGCGCCTCGACTCTACCAACTGCTGCGAGGGTCCCGACAAAGACATTTACTGCAAAG taTGTTATGGGAAGAAGTTTGGTCCTAAGGGATACGGTTATGGCAAGGGCGCAGGAGTTTTGCAGAGCGACCCCTACGCCAATGG GGGTGTTGGACACGGGGGAATGTCATCCTTGGGTCTTGTATGTGATTTAAAGGACAGAGAATGGCaaag TGACTTGGCGCCTAGGACGACCGTCATAGACACTGCCGCTATCAAAGCGCCCCCGGGCAAGGGTTGTCCCCGTTGTGGCGGCGTTGTGTTCGCAGCCGAGCAAGTCCTCGCAAAGGGTCGCGAGTGGCATCGCAAATGCTTTAAATGCCACGATTGCACCAAAACCTTGGACTCCATCATCGCATGCGACGGACCCGATAATGACGTCTACTGTAAGACCTGTTACGGAAAGAAATGGGGTCCCCACGGTTATGGCTTCGCATGCGGCTCCGGTTTTCTGCAAACTGACGGCCTGAG tgAGGAAGAAATATCTGCCAATCGCCCATTCTACAACCCTGATACAACTAGCATCAAAGCTCCGAAAGGTCAGGGATGCCCCCGATGTGGTGGTATGGTCTTCGCTGCTGAGCAACAGCTGGCTAAGGGAACC ATGTGGCACAAGAAATGTTTCAACTGTGCTGAGTGTCATCGTCCACTGGACTCAATGCTTGCTTGCGATGGTCCCGACAAGGAGATTCATTGCCGAGCATGCTATGCAAAACTCTTTGGCCCTAGAGGTTTTGGGTATGGGCATGCACCAACCCTAGTCTCCACAGACTCCGAGCCACAAATCACATA cacCGAACAAATGCCATTCACTGGTCCCAAAGCAGCGAAGGGGCAGGGTTGCCCACGATGCGGATTCCCAGTTTACGCCGCTGAACAAATGCACTCTAAGAATGGCACATGGCACAAACGGTGCTTCGCATGTGCGGATTGCCACAAATCTCTT GATTCCACCAACCTAAACGACGGGCCCAACGGTGAAATTTACTGCCGCAGCTGCTACGGACGAAACTTTGGCCCCAAAGGTGTTGGTTATGGTTTGGGCGCAGGCACATTAACCATGGCTTAA
- the LOC121729155 gene encoding muscle LIM protein Mlp84B-like isoform X4, translating into MPFKPIDNPKCPKCGKSVYAAEERVAGGLKWHKMCFKCGLCQKLLDSTNCSEHEGELFCKVCHARKFGPKGYGFGGGAGCLSMDSGDHLKGENANGLRTNGACMEPRMIAKAPPGEGCPRCGGYVYAAEQMLARGRGWHKECFKCGECSKRLDSTNCCEGPDKDIYCKVCYGKKFGPKGYGYGKGAGVLQSDPYANGDLAPRTTVIDTAAIKAPPGKGCPRCGGVVFAAEQVLAKGREWHRKCFKCHDCTKTLDSIIACDGPDNDVYCKTCYGKKWGPHGYGFACGSGFLQTDGLSEEEISANRPFYNPDTTSIKAPKGQGCPRCGGMVFAAEQQLAKGTMWHKKCFNCAECHRPLDSMLACDGPDKEIHCRACYAKLFGPRGFGYGHAPTLVSTDSEPQITYTEQMPFTGPKAAKGQGCPRCGFPVYAAEQMHSKNGTWHKRCFACADCHKSLDSTNLNDGPNGEIYCRSCYGRNFGPKGVGYGLGAGTLTMA; encoded by the exons ATGCCTTTCAAACCGATAGATAACCCGAAGTGTCCGAAATGCGGCAAGTCCGTATATGCAGCTGAGGAGCGCGTCGCTGGCGGGCTCAAATGGCACAAGATGTGCTTCAAGTGCG GTCTTTGCCAAAAACTTCTGGACTCCACCAACTGTTCCGAGCACGAGGGTGAACTTTTCTGCAAAGTTTGCCATGCGCGTAAATTCGGACCCAAAGGCTACGGCTTCGGCGGCGGTGCTGGCTGTCTGTCCATGGACTCCGGCGACCACCTAAAGGGCGAGAACGC GAATGGGTTAAGAACCAACGGCGCCTGCATGGAGCCACGAATGATAGCGAAGGCTCCACCCGGCGAGGGCTGCCCGCGTTGTGGCGGCTACGTCTATGCGGCGGAGCAGATGCTCGCTCGTGGACGG GGGTGGCACAAGGAATGCTTCAAGTGCGGCGAATGTTCCAAGCGCCTCGACTCTACCAACTGCTGCGAGGGTCCCGACAAAGACATTTACTGCAAAG taTGTTATGGGAAGAAGTTTGGTCCTAAGGGATACGGTTATGGCAAGGGCGCAGGAGTTTTGCAGAGCGACCCCTACGCCAATGG TGACTTGGCGCCTAGGACGACCGTCATAGACACTGCCGCTATCAAAGCGCCCCCGGGCAAGGGTTGTCCCCGTTGTGGCGGCGTTGTGTTCGCAGCCGAGCAAGTCCTCGCAAAGGGTCGCGAGTGGCATCGCAAATGCTTTAAATGCCACGATTGCACCAAAACCTTGGACTCCATCATCGCATGCGACGGACCCGATAATGACGTCTACTGTAAGACCTGTTACGGAAAGAAATGGGGTCCCCACGGTTATGGCTTCGCATGCGGCTCCGGTTTTCTGCAAACTGACGGCCTGAG tgAGGAAGAAATATCTGCCAATCGCCCATTCTACAACCCTGATACAACTAGCATCAAAGCTCCGAAAGGTCAGGGATGCCCCCGATGTGGTGGTATGGTCTTCGCTGCTGAGCAACAGCTGGCTAAGGGAACC ATGTGGCACAAGAAATGTTTCAACTGTGCTGAGTGTCATCGTCCACTGGACTCAATGCTTGCTTGCGATGGTCCCGACAAGGAGATTCATTGCCGAGCATGCTATGCAAAACTCTTTGGCCCTAGAGGTTTTGGGTATGGGCATGCACCAACCCTAGTCTCCACAGACTCCGAGCCACAAATCACATA cacCGAACAAATGCCATTCACTGGTCCCAAAGCAGCGAAGGGGCAGGGTTGCCCACGATGCGGATTCCCAGTTTACGCCGCTGAACAAATGCACTCTAAGAATGGCACATGGCACAAACGGTGCTTCGCATGTGCGGATTGCCACAAATCTCTT GATTCCACCAACCTAAACGACGGGCCCAACGGTGAAATTTACTGCCGCAGCTGCTACGGACGAAACTTTGGCCCCAAAGGTGTTGGTTATGGTTTGGGCGCAGGCACATTAACCATGGCTTAA